The following proteins are encoded in a genomic region of Sparus aurata chromosome 23, fSpaAur1.1, whole genome shotgun sequence:
- the smurf1 gene encoding E3 ubiquitin-protein ligase SMURF1 isoform X3: MSNPGTRRNGSSIKIRLTVLCAKNLAKKDFFRLPDPFAKVVVDGSGQCHSTDTVKSTLDPKWNQHYDLYIGKTDSITISIWNHKKIHKRQGAGFLGCIRLLSNAISRLKDTGYQRLDLCKLNPSDSDAVRGQIVVSLQTRDRIGSGGPVVDCRGLLENDGPVFEGCFSEEPLPYSDPTGAAGGGNCRLDSPSQESRLQAQRIRGQDSRGHGHTPQNRPHGHQPPDLPEGYEQRTTVQGQVYFLHTQTGVSTWHDPRIPRDLASVSCEELGPLPVGWEVRSTVSGRIYFVDHNNRTTQFTDPRLHTIIRYSQQSQAKESSQAPQMDVGGEEVGGGGVGGGGGGDGDVAARYERDLVHKLKLLRHELSLQQPQAGHCRIEVSREEIFEESYRQIMKMRPKDLKKRLMVKFRGEEGLDYGGVAREWLYLLCHEMLNPYYGLFQYSTDNIYTLQINPDSSINPDHLSYFHFVGRVMGLAVFHGHYINGSFTLPFYKQLLGKPIQLNDLETTDPELHKSLVWILENDITSVLDHTFCVEHNAFGKFLQHELKPNGRNIPVTEENKKEYVRLYVNWRFMRGIEAQFLALQKGFSELIPQHLLKPFDHKELELIIGGLGKIDLADWKTNTRLKHCTSESNVVRWFWQAVEAFSEERRGRLLQFVTGSTRVPLQGFKALQGSAGPRLFTIHLIDANTDNLPKAHTCFNRIDIPPYESYEKLYEKLLTAVEETCGFAVE; this comes from the exons TATTATGTGCCAAGAACCTCGCAAAGAAAGACTTCTTTC GACTGCCAGATCCATTTGCCAAGGTTGTGGTGGACGGATCGGGTCAATGCCACTCTACAGACACAGTCAAGAGCACACTGGACCCCAAATGGAATCAGCACTACGACCT CTACATTGGAAAGACAGACTCTATCACCATCAGTATATGGAACCACAAAAAGATCCATAAACGACAGGGGGCGGGCTTCCTGGGCTGCATACGACTTCTTTCCAATGCCATCAGCAGGCTGAAAGATACAGGAT accAGCGTTTAGATCTATGTAAGCTGAACCCCTCAGACAGTGACGCAGTGCGAGGGCAGATAGTAG TGAGCTTACAGACGCGAGACCGCATTGGCAGCGGAGGCCCTGTGGTGGACTGCAGAGGACTGTTGGAAAACGATGG gccTGTGTTTGAGGGATGTTTCAGTGAAGAGCCGCTGCCCTACTCCGACCCCACTGGCGCGGCAGGGGGCGGGAACTGTCGGCTCGACTCGCCCAGTCAAGAGAGTCGTCTTCAGGCACAGCGAATCAGAGGGCAGGATTCAAGAGGCCACGGCCACACCCCTCAAAACAGACCTCACGGGCACCAACCACCTGACCTGCCAGAGGGATATG AGCAACGAACAACAGTGCAGGGCCAGGTTTATTttcttcacacacagacaggcgtCAGCACCTGGCATGACCCCCGGATACCAAG GGATCTGGCCAGTGTGAGCTGCGAGGAGCTTGGACCTTTACCAGTGGGCTGGGAGGTCCGAAGCACCGTGTCGGGTCGGATCTACTTTGTGGACCACAACAACCGAACCACACAGTTCACAGACCCACGCCTGCACACCATCATCAGGTACAG CCAGCAATCCCAAGCAAAGGAATCCTCCCAGGCCCCCCAGATGGATGTGGGGGGTGAGGAGGTGGGAGGCGGGGGAGTAGGTGGcggtggaggtggagatggagatgtGGCAGCACGCTACGAGAGAGACTTGGTCCACAAGTTGAAACTGCTCCGCCACGAGCTGTCCCTGCAGCAGCCTCAGGCAGGACACTGTCGCATAGAGGTGTCCCGAGAAGAGATCTTTGAG GAGTCGTATCGGCAGATAATGAAGATGAGGCCCAAAGACCTGAAGAAGCGTCTGATGGTGAAGTTCAGGGGAGAGGAGGGCCTCGACTATGGAGGGGTGGCCAG GGAGTGGCTGTACCTGCTGTGTCATGAAATGCTGAACCCCTATTACGGCCTGTTCCAGTACTCAACAGACAATATCTACACACTACAGATCAACCCCGACTCCTCCATCAACCCT GACCACCTGTCATATTTCCACTTTGTGGGTCGTGTGATGGGCCTGGCAGTCTTTCATGGTCACTACATCAACGGGAGCTTCACGCTGCCCTTCTACAAACAGCTGCTAGGCAAACCGATCCAGCTCAACGACCTGGAGACCACCGACCCGGAATTGCACAAGAGCCTCGTCTGGATATT AGAGAACGACATCACTTCAGTCCTCGACCACACATTCTGCGTAGAGCACAATGCCTTTGGGAAGTTCTTACAACATGAGCTCAAACCGAATGGCCGCAATATTCCTGTaactgaggaaaacaaaaaagaatatgTGAG aCTTTATGTGAACTGGAGGTTTATGCGTGGAATCGAAGCCCAGTTTCTGGCTCTACAGAAGGGATTCAGTGAGCTCATCCCCCAGCACCTCCTCAAACCCTTCGACCATAAAGAACTGGAG TTGATCATCGGTGGACTGGGGAAGATAGACCTTGCAGACTGGAAGACAAACACCCGCCTGAAGCATTGCACAAGTGAAAGCAACGTGGTGCGGTGGTTCTGGCAGGCAGTGGAGGCCTtcagcgaggagaggagaggacgcctcctgcagttTGTCACGGGCTCCACCAGGGTCCCCTTACAAGGCTTCAAAGCATTGCAGG GTTCTGCAGGACCAAGGCTCTTCACCATCCACTTGATAGACGCCAACACAGACAACCTGCCCAAGGCTCACACGTG tTTTAACCGGATAGACATCCCCCCCTACGAGTCTTATGAGAAACTTTACGAGAAACTGCTGACAGCTGTGGAGGAGACCTGCGGCTTCGCCGTGGAGTGA
- the smurf1 gene encoding E3 ubiquitin-protein ligase SMURF1 isoform X4, giving the protein MSNPGTRRNGSSIKIRLTVLCAKNLAKKDFFRLPDPFAKVVVDGSGQCHSTDTVKSTLDPKWNQHYDLYIGKTDSITISIWNHKKIHKRQGAGFLGCIRLLSNAISRLKDTGYQRLDLCKLNPSDSDAVRGQIVVSLQTRDRIGSGGPVVDCRGLLENDGPVFEGCFSEEPLPYSDPTGAAGGGNCRLDSPSQESRLQAQRIRGQDSRGHGHTPQNRPHGHQPPDLPEGYEQRTTVQGQVYFLHTQTGVSTWHDPRIPRDLASVSCEELGPLPVGWEVRSTVSGRIYFVDHNNRTTQFTDPRLHTIISQQSQAKESSQAPQMDVGGEEVGGGGVGGGGGGDGDVAARYERDLVHKLKLLRHELSLQQPQAGHCRIEVSREEIFEESYRQIMKMRPKDLKKRLMVKFRGEEGLDYGGVAREWLYLLCHEMLNPYYGLFQYSTDNIYTLQINPDSSINPDHLSYFHFVGRVMGLAVFHGHYINGSFTLPFYKQLLGKPIQLNDLETTDPELHKSLVWILENDITSVLDHTFCVEHNAFGKFLQHELKPNGRNIPVTEENKKEYVRLYVNWRFMRGIEAQFLALQKGFSELIPQHLLKPFDHKELELIIGGLGKIDLADWKTNTRLKHCTSESNVVRWFWQAVEAFSEERRGRLLQFVTGSTRVPLQGFKALQGSAGPRLFTIHLIDANTDNLPKAHTCFNRIDIPPYESYEKLYEKLLTAVEETCGFAVE; this is encoded by the exons TATTATGTGCCAAGAACCTCGCAAAGAAAGACTTCTTTC GACTGCCAGATCCATTTGCCAAGGTTGTGGTGGACGGATCGGGTCAATGCCACTCTACAGACACAGTCAAGAGCACACTGGACCCCAAATGGAATCAGCACTACGACCT CTACATTGGAAAGACAGACTCTATCACCATCAGTATATGGAACCACAAAAAGATCCATAAACGACAGGGGGCGGGCTTCCTGGGCTGCATACGACTTCTTTCCAATGCCATCAGCAGGCTGAAAGATACAGGAT accAGCGTTTAGATCTATGTAAGCTGAACCCCTCAGACAGTGACGCAGTGCGAGGGCAGATAGTAG TGAGCTTACAGACGCGAGACCGCATTGGCAGCGGAGGCCCTGTGGTGGACTGCAGAGGACTGTTGGAAAACGATGG gccTGTGTTTGAGGGATGTTTCAGTGAAGAGCCGCTGCCCTACTCCGACCCCACTGGCGCGGCAGGGGGCGGGAACTGTCGGCTCGACTCGCCCAGTCAAGAGAGTCGTCTTCAGGCACAGCGAATCAGAGGGCAGGATTCAAGAGGCCACGGCCACACCCCTCAAAACAGACCTCACGGGCACCAACCACCTGACCTGCCAGAGGGATATG AGCAACGAACAACAGTGCAGGGCCAGGTTTATTttcttcacacacagacaggcgtCAGCACCTGGCATGACCCCCGGATACCAAG GGATCTGGCCAGTGTGAGCTGCGAGGAGCTTGGACCTTTACCAGTGGGCTGGGAGGTCCGAAGCACCGTGTCGGGTCGGATCTACTTTGTGGACCACAACAACCGAACCACACAGTTCACAGACCCACGCCTGCACACCATCATCAG CCAGCAATCCCAAGCAAAGGAATCCTCCCAGGCCCCCCAGATGGATGTGGGGGGTGAGGAGGTGGGAGGCGGGGGAGTAGGTGGcggtggaggtggagatggagatgtGGCAGCACGCTACGAGAGAGACTTGGTCCACAAGTTGAAACTGCTCCGCCACGAGCTGTCCCTGCAGCAGCCTCAGGCAGGACACTGTCGCATAGAGGTGTCCCGAGAAGAGATCTTTGAG GAGTCGTATCGGCAGATAATGAAGATGAGGCCCAAAGACCTGAAGAAGCGTCTGATGGTGAAGTTCAGGGGAGAGGAGGGCCTCGACTATGGAGGGGTGGCCAG GGAGTGGCTGTACCTGCTGTGTCATGAAATGCTGAACCCCTATTACGGCCTGTTCCAGTACTCAACAGACAATATCTACACACTACAGATCAACCCCGACTCCTCCATCAACCCT GACCACCTGTCATATTTCCACTTTGTGGGTCGTGTGATGGGCCTGGCAGTCTTTCATGGTCACTACATCAACGGGAGCTTCACGCTGCCCTTCTACAAACAGCTGCTAGGCAAACCGATCCAGCTCAACGACCTGGAGACCACCGACCCGGAATTGCACAAGAGCCTCGTCTGGATATT AGAGAACGACATCACTTCAGTCCTCGACCACACATTCTGCGTAGAGCACAATGCCTTTGGGAAGTTCTTACAACATGAGCTCAAACCGAATGGCCGCAATATTCCTGTaactgaggaaaacaaaaaagaatatgTGAG aCTTTATGTGAACTGGAGGTTTATGCGTGGAATCGAAGCCCAGTTTCTGGCTCTACAGAAGGGATTCAGTGAGCTCATCCCCCAGCACCTCCTCAAACCCTTCGACCATAAAGAACTGGAG TTGATCATCGGTGGACTGGGGAAGATAGACCTTGCAGACTGGAAGACAAACACCCGCCTGAAGCATTGCACAAGTGAAAGCAACGTGGTGCGGTGGTTCTGGCAGGCAGTGGAGGCCTtcagcgaggagaggagaggacgcctcctgcagttTGTCACGGGCTCCACCAGGGTCCCCTTACAAGGCTTCAAAGCATTGCAGG GTTCTGCAGGACCAAGGCTCTTCACCATCCACTTGATAGACGCCAACACAGACAACCTGCCCAAGGCTCACACGTG tTTTAACCGGATAGACATCCCCCCCTACGAGTCTTATGAGAAACTTTACGAGAAACTGCTGACAGCTGTGGAGGAGACCTGCGGCTTCGCCGTGGAGTGA
- the smurf1 gene encoding E3 ubiquitin-protein ligase SMURF1 isoform X1, with amino-acid sequence MSNPGTRRNGSSIKIRLTVLCAKNLAKKDFFRLPDPFAKVVVDGSGQCHSTDTVKSTLDPKWNQHYDLYIGKTDSITISIWNHKKIHKRQGAGFLGCIRLLSNAISRLKDTGYQRLDLCKLNPSDSDAVRGQIVVSLQTRDRIGSGGPVVDCRGLLENDGPVFEGCFSEEPLPYSDPTGAAGGGNCRLDSPSQESRLQAQRIRGQDSRGHGHTPQNRPHGHQPPDLPEGYEQRTTVQGQVYFLHTQTGVSTWHDPRIPRDLASVSCEELGPLPVGWEVRSTVSGRIYFVDHNNRTTQFTDPRLHTIIRYSQQSQAKESSQAPQMDVGGEEVGGGGVGGGGGGDGDVAARYERDLVHKLKLLRHELSLQQPQAGHCRIEVSREEIFEESYRQIMKMRPKDLKKRLMVKFRGEEGLDYGGVAREWLYLLCHEMLNPYYGLFQYSTDNIYTLQINPDSSINPDHLSYFHFVGRVMGLAVFHGHYINGSFTLPFYKQLLGKPIQLNDLETTDPELHKSLVWILENDITSVLDHTFCVEHNAFGKFLQHELKPNGRNIPVTEENKKEYVRLYVNWRFMRGIEAQFLALQKGFSELIPQHLLKPFDHKELELIIGGLGKIDLADWKTNTRLKHCTSESNVVRWFWQAVEAFSEERRGRLLQFVTGSTRVPLQGFKALQGSTGSAGPRLFTIHLIDANTDNLPKAHTCFNRIDIPPYESYEKLYEKLLTAVEETCGFAVE; translated from the exons TATTATGTGCCAAGAACCTCGCAAAGAAAGACTTCTTTC GACTGCCAGATCCATTTGCCAAGGTTGTGGTGGACGGATCGGGTCAATGCCACTCTACAGACACAGTCAAGAGCACACTGGACCCCAAATGGAATCAGCACTACGACCT CTACATTGGAAAGACAGACTCTATCACCATCAGTATATGGAACCACAAAAAGATCCATAAACGACAGGGGGCGGGCTTCCTGGGCTGCATACGACTTCTTTCCAATGCCATCAGCAGGCTGAAAGATACAGGAT accAGCGTTTAGATCTATGTAAGCTGAACCCCTCAGACAGTGACGCAGTGCGAGGGCAGATAGTAG TGAGCTTACAGACGCGAGACCGCATTGGCAGCGGAGGCCCTGTGGTGGACTGCAGAGGACTGTTGGAAAACGATGG gccTGTGTTTGAGGGATGTTTCAGTGAAGAGCCGCTGCCCTACTCCGACCCCACTGGCGCGGCAGGGGGCGGGAACTGTCGGCTCGACTCGCCCAGTCAAGAGAGTCGTCTTCAGGCACAGCGAATCAGAGGGCAGGATTCAAGAGGCCACGGCCACACCCCTCAAAACAGACCTCACGGGCACCAACCACCTGACCTGCCAGAGGGATATG AGCAACGAACAACAGTGCAGGGCCAGGTTTATTttcttcacacacagacaggcgtCAGCACCTGGCATGACCCCCGGATACCAAG GGATCTGGCCAGTGTGAGCTGCGAGGAGCTTGGACCTTTACCAGTGGGCTGGGAGGTCCGAAGCACCGTGTCGGGTCGGATCTACTTTGTGGACCACAACAACCGAACCACACAGTTCACAGACCCACGCCTGCACACCATCATCAGGTACAG CCAGCAATCCCAAGCAAAGGAATCCTCCCAGGCCCCCCAGATGGATGTGGGGGGTGAGGAGGTGGGAGGCGGGGGAGTAGGTGGcggtggaggtggagatggagatgtGGCAGCACGCTACGAGAGAGACTTGGTCCACAAGTTGAAACTGCTCCGCCACGAGCTGTCCCTGCAGCAGCCTCAGGCAGGACACTGTCGCATAGAGGTGTCCCGAGAAGAGATCTTTGAG GAGTCGTATCGGCAGATAATGAAGATGAGGCCCAAAGACCTGAAGAAGCGTCTGATGGTGAAGTTCAGGGGAGAGGAGGGCCTCGACTATGGAGGGGTGGCCAG GGAGTGGCTGTACCTGCTGTGTCATGAAATGCTGAACCCCTATTACGGCCTGTTCCAGTACTCAACAGACAATATCTACACACTACAGATCAACCCCGACTCCTCCATCAACCCT GACCACCTGTCATATTTCCACTTTGTGGGTCGTGTGATGGGCCTGGCAGTCTTTCATGGTCACTACATCAACGGGAGCTTCACGCTGCCCTTCTACAAACAGCTGCTAGGCAAACCGATCCAGCTCAACGACCTGGAGACCACCGACCCGGAATTGCACAAGAGCCTCGTCTGGATATT AGAGAACGACATCACTTCAGTCCTCGACCACACATTCTGCGTAGAGCACAATGCCTTTGGGAAGTTCTTACAACATGAGCTCAAACCGAATGGCCGCAATATTCCTGTaactgaggaaaacaaaaaagaatatgTGAG aCTTTATGTGAACTGGAGGTTTATGCGTGGAATCGAAGCCCAGTTTCTGGCTCTACAGAAGGGATTCAGTGAGCTCATCCCCCAGCACCTCCTCAAACCCTTCGACCATAAAGAACTGGAG TTGATCATCGGTGGACTGGGGAAGATAGACCTTGCAGACTGGAAGACAAACACCCGCCTGAAGCATTGCACAAGTGAAAGCAACGTGGTGCGGTGGTTCTGGCAGGCAGTGGAGGCCTtcagcgaggagaggagaggacgcctcctgcagttTGTCACGGGCTCCACCAGGGTCCCCTTACAAGGCTTCAAAGCATTGCAGG gTTCTACAGGTTCTGCAGGACCAAGGCTCTTCACCATCCACTTGATAGACGCCAACACAGACAACCTGCCCAAGGCTCACACGTG tTTTAACCGGATAGACATCCCCCCCTACGAGTCTTATGAGAAACTTTACGAGAAACTGCTGACAGCTGTGGAGGAGACCTGCGGCTTCGCCGTGGAGTGA
- the smurf1 gene encoding E3 ubiquitin-protein ligase SMURF1 isoform X2, whose product MSNPGTRRNGSSIKIRLTVLCAKNLAKKDFFRLPDPFAKVVVDGSGQCHSTDTVKSTLDPKWNQHYDLYIGKTDSITISIWNHKKIHKRQGAGFLGCIRLLSNAISRLKDTGYQRLDLCKLNPSDSDAVRGQIVVSLQTRDRIGSGGPVVDCRGLLENDGPVFEGCFSEEPLPYSDPTGAAGGGNCRLDSPSQESRLQAQRIRGQDSRGHGHTPQNRPHGHQPPDLPEGYEQRTTVQGQVYFLHTQTGVSTWHDPRIPRDLASVSCEELGPLPVGWEVRSTVSGRIYFVDHNNRTTQFTDPRLHTIISQQSQAKESSQAPQMDVGGEEVGGGGVGGGGGGDGDVAARYERDLVHKLKLLRHELSLQQPQAGHCRIEVSREEIFEESYRQIMKMRPKDLKKRLMVKFRGEEGLDYGGVAREWLYLLCHEMLNPYYGLFQYSTDNIYTLQINPDSSINPDHLSYFHFVGRVMGLAVFHGHYINGSFTLPFYKQLLGKPIQLNDLETTDPELHKSLVWILENDITSVLDHTFCVEHNAFGKFLQHELKPNGRNIPVTEENKKEYVRLYVNWRFMRGIEAQFLALQKGFSELIPQHLLKPFDHKELELIIGGLGKIDLADWKTNTRLKHCTSESNVVRWFWQAVEAFSEERRGRLLQFVTGSTRVPLQGFKALQGSTGSAGPRLFTIHLIDANTDNLPKAHTCFNRIDIPPYESYEKLYEKLLTAVEETCGFAVE is encoded by the exons TATTATGTGCCAAGAACCTCGCAAAGAAAGACTTCTTTC GACTGCCAGATCCATTTGCCAAGGTTGTGGTGGACGGATCGGGTCAATGCCACTCTACAGACACAGTCAAGAGCACACTGGACCCCAAATGGAATCAGCACTACGACCT CTACATTGGAAAGACAGACTCTATCACCATCAGTATATGGAACCACAAAAAGATCCATAAACGACAGGGGGCGGGCTTCCTGGGCTGCATACGACTTCTTTCCAATGCCATCAGCAGGCTGAAAGATACAGGAT accAGCGTTTAGATCTATGTAAGCTGAACCCCTCAGACAGTGACGCAGTGCGAGGGCAGATAGTAG TGAGCTTACAGACGCGAGACCGCATTGGCAGCGGAGGCCCTGTGGTGGACTGCAGAGGACTGTTGGAAAACGATGG gccTGTGTTTGAGGGATGTTTCAGTGAAGAGCCGCTGCCCTACTCCGACCCCACTGGCGCGGCAGGGGGCGGGAACTGTCGGCTCGACTCGCCCAGTCAAGAGAGTCGTCTTCAGGCACAGCGAATCAGAGGGCAGGATTCAAGAGGCCACGGCCACACCCCTCAAAACAGACCTCACGGGCACCAACCACCTGACCTGCCAGAGGGATATG AGCAACGAACAACAGTGCAGGGCCAGGTTTATTttcttcacacacagacaggcgtCAGCACCTGGCATGACCCCCGGATACCAAG GGATCTGGCCAGTGTGAGCTGCGAGGAGCTTGGACCTTTACCAGTGGGCTGGGAGGTCCGAAGCACCGTGTCGGGTCGGATCTACTTTGTGGACCACAACAACCGAACCACACAGTTCACAGACCCACGCCTGCACACCATCATCAG CCAGCAATCCCAAGCAAAGGAATCCTCCCAGGCCCCCCAGATGGATGTGGGGGGTGAGGAGGTGGGAGGCGGGGGAGTAGGTGGcggtggaggtggagatggagatgtGGCAGCACGCTACGAGAGAGACTTGGTCCACAAGTTGAAACTGCTCCGCCACGAGCTGTCCCTGCAGCAGCCTCAGGCAGGACACTGTCGCATAGAGGTGTCCCGAGAAGAGATCTTTGAG GAGTCGTATCGGCAGATAATGAAGATGAGGCCCAAAGACCTGAAGAAGCGTCTGATGGTGAAGTTCAGGGGAGAGGAGGGCCTCGACTATGGAGGGGTGGCCAG GGAGTGGCTGTACCTGCTGTGTCATGAAATGCTGAACCCCTATTACGGCCTGTTCCAGTACTCAACAGACAATATCTACACACTACAGATCAACCCCGACTCCTCCATCAACCCT GACCACCTGTCATATTTCCACTTTGTGGGTCGTGTGATGGGCCTGGCAGTCTTTCATGGTCACTACATCAACGGGAGCTTCACGCTGCCCTTCTACAAACAGCTGCTAGGCAAACCGATCCAGCTCAACGACCTGGAGACCACCGACCCGGAATTGCACAAGAGCCTCGTCTGGATATT AGAGAACGACATCACTTCAGTCCTCGACCACACATTCTGCGTAGAGCACAATGCCTTTGGGAAGTTCTTACAACATGAGCTCAAACCGAATGGCCGCAATATTCCTGTaactgaggaaaacaaaaaagaatatgTGAG aCTTTATGTGAACTGGAGGTTTATGCGTGGAATCGAAGCCCAGTTTCTGGCTCTACAGAAGGGATTCAGTGAGCTCATCCCCCAGCACCTCCTCAAACCCTTCGACCATAAAGAACTGGAG TTGATCATCGGTGGACTGGGGAAGATAGACCTTGCAGACTGGAAGACAAACACCCGCCTGAAGCATTGCACAAGTGAAAGCAACGTGGTGCGGTGGTTCTGGCAGGCAGTGGAGGCCTtcagcgaggagaggagaggacgcctcctgcagttTGTCACGGGCTCCACCAGGGTCCCCTTACAAGGCTTCAAAGCATTGCAGG gTTCTACAGGTTCTGCAGGACCAAGGCTCTTCACCATCCACTTGATAGACGCCAACACAGACAACCTGCCCAAGGCTCACACGTG tTTTAACCGGATAGACATCCCCCCCTACGAGTCTTATGAGAAACTTTACGAGAAACTGCTGACAGCTGTGGAGGAGACCTGCGGCTTCGCCGTGGAGTGA